The genomic region TGCCAATCAAACTGATAGCGACAGGTGATAATAATTCGGTGTTCGGTTCCAGCACTCTCAATGGCCCAAACCAAGGCCTCCAAAACTCTCGCAGCACTCGGTTGTAGCCTGTACTGTTCTCCTTTTAGCTCTAAACTCCACTCAAAGTCATCCAGTACCAGTAAAAACGGCTGCTGACGGGTGGTCAGAAATACATTCCGCAGGCGATATTTTAGCTCCTCAGTTCCCTCTCGAAGTTCTTGACGCTCTTCGGCACTTCCCAACTGGTCGCAGAGTTTACGAACTAGGCTCGGTTCAGCGATGGGTTGGCTCTTACGTCCCCAAATAATGGCTTGAGGGAAGTATGATGAAAGACGATCGCATAATCGAGCGGCGATCGCACTTTTTCCCCATCCTCCCATACCCGCGAGCATCACCCCAACTTTCCTATTATCTGGAGATTTAAGCACCCGCAAGCAATTTTGCAACTGACGACGACGACCCACAAACTCCTTGCGGGGTATCAGGGGAAGTTCTTGGGTTTGTTCATCAATAAATTTGGGCTGCACAGAAGATGGTGGAGCAGGTTCCCGTCGTCCCTCTCTGCTGTTGCGCTTGGTGACCAAAGCACCAGGAAGCGTGGAGGTATACAACCGCAATAAATGCCATTGCTTCCCGCAAAGTTTATCCGATCTCGTTTCACCTTGGGTTAAACTTGCCTGTTTCAAGAGAAGTTGATAGGTTCGACCCAAAGCTTCTACTAATGTTTGACCGGCTGAAAGTTCCCCATAGAGAGTCGCTGCTGCGGCTGAAGCTTCCGCATCGTTAACCCGGTTTCCCCATCCCAAAACCGCCATCACTCCATCTTGAACCAACGCTTCAGCCATGGAAAATACAGTCTGCTCATTAGAATATCCGGTTTGGCAACCCGACAAAAATACCAACGGAGAATGGTTATAGGGCAAAACATCAGCAATATCCCGACTATCACAATCTCGGCGGTCTCCATACTCATCTTCCGTGAGAAAATAAGGCGTTTCATCGGTAATCGTTGCATGACCGGTTAAATGAACAATATCAAAGGGGTCGCTTTCGGCATCAATCAACTCTTGCAACTCGTCGAGACAACCACTTTCTTCCACTACCAAGCGCAGGTCTTTAGCCATCCCTTTCGTTGCCGTTAAAATTTGTCCTTCTTCTGCCTCAAAATCCAGCACCCGATCAAAATTCCGTGGTGACGAAGCCATAAACAGCAGATTCAAAAAGCGAGGTTTGGGGTCTTCTTCGACTCGGAGCTGGTCGTGTTCTTGTACCCAACGCACTGGCACAATGGGAGGTCGGCATTCTACCAAGAATCGTTTCCCGTTATGCAAAACTTCCCAAGGCAAATTCGCTAACCTCCCCGATGTGGAAATGGCCAGAACAATTTGCCTTCCGCGACTGTTCCGAGGCGGTTTATCGAGAGCTGATTGTAAAAACCGCTCTCCTCCATCCAACCAGTTAAACAGTCGTTGCCCTATTTTCTGATAGGGTGTGGGCAGTGAGGTGTAATATTCTTTCTCTACTTGTTCAAGCAATTCTTCAATCTCAGCCAAAGGCCGTATCCGTTCCTGTGCCTGATTGGGGTTATCCCAGAAGAACCGAAACCGAGCCTGATTTTCTCCCACAGGAGTCAATTCAATATGGAGAATTTGAGCCATTTGAGAATTAACAATGAATACTTTTAGTTTACTCCAAGAGTTCTTTAATCTGCTCGATTGTGGCATCTTTGAGCAGCAAGCGGCGACCGTCATCGGTGACAATCATGACTTTCTCCAGCTTGCGTCCTGAGTCTTTCTTCTGGGACTTCTGATACCACTCGTAGAGTTGCTTGGCGATCGCCATTGTTCCCCCGACAATACCCACAATAGTGGCGATTGTGGTTAATACCTCCGCTCTCTGGGGTTCATCGAGGGTTTCATAACTCCCCTCAATCCCAGCAATATTGAGTAACTCCTCAGTTGCTATCTCTGCATCTTGACCAACAATTTCAATCTTCATGGGTTAATCTCCCAGTAATCTCTCTAGTTGAGTGTTTTCTCTCCATTTTAGAAGCTATAGAAGACACCACGAACATTCACCAGTGAAGAGTTCAATTCTATTGCTACACTCATTAAGTACGATTTCATCTACCCTACCCCGAACTCTGTGACTTCTAGTTCTTCTCCTCTTCAGCGTTTAATTCAGTATAGCGGCCCCTATCAGAATCAAGTCCGGTTGGCGATCGCAACTTCGATCCTCAACAAAATCTTCGATCTTGCCCCTCCCATCCTGATTGGGATCGCCGTGGATGTGGTGGTTAAACAGGAAAATTCGGCGATCGCCGCTTTGGGAATTACTAGCGTTTTTACCCAACTCTTACTCCTCACCCTTCTGTCTGCCCTGATTTGGGGATTGGAATCTGCGTTTCAATATGCCTATGAACGGTTGTGGCGCAATTTAGCCCAAACGATTCAACATCATCTACGTTTAGATGCCTATAGTCATTTACAAAATCTGGAAATTGCCTATTTTGAAGACCGCAGCACCGGCGAGTTAATGGCGATTCTCAATGATGATATTAACCAATTGGAGCGCTTTTTGGATGTGGGAGCCAATGAAGTAATCCAAGTGGCGACGACTGTTTTAATTATTGGCTCGATGTTTCTGATCCTAGCACCGGAAGTTGCTTGGATGACCCTTGTCCCCATGCCGTTTATTATTTGGGGTTCGATCGCCTATCAAAAGTTTCTCGCTCCCCGCTATACGAAAGTGCGCCAAAATGCGGGTTTTCTCAATCATCGTTTAGCGAATAATCTCAGTGGCATTACCACGATTAAAAGTTTTACCGCCGAAGAATACGAAGTCAAGCGGGTCGGCCAAGATTCAACTGCCTATCGACGCTCGAATGAGGAGGCGATCGCCTATTCTGCGGCGTTTATTCCTCTGGTGCGGATGTTAATTTTACTTGGTTTTAGCTGTATCCTACTCTATGGAGGTTTGGAGGTCACGAACGGGAATTTAGCCGTGGGAACCTACAGCACCCTAGTGTTTATGACTCAACGGTTACTTTGGCCCCTTACTCGCCTCGGAAGTACCCTGGATTTATGTCAGCGTGCCATGGCTTCAACTCGCCGGGTAATGGCATTATTAGATACGCCGATCGCCATTCATACGGGAGATATTCCCCTTGCCTTGGAGACGGTGCGCGGTGAAGTGGTGCTGAAAGAGGTCAGTTTTTCCTATCGCGATCGCCTGCCGATATTAAACCAGGTCTCTTTGACCATTCCTGCGGGCAAAACAATTGCTATTGTTGGCTCAACGGGTTCGGGAAAAAGTACCTTAGTTAAGCTCCTGTTGCGGCTCTATGAAGTTCAAAATGGTTCAATTACGTTAGATGGTCTAGAGTTGCAAACACTACAGCTAGAAGATTTGCGGCGCTGTATTGGGTTAGTCAGCCAAGATGTGTTTTTATTCCATGGAACGGTGGCAGAAAATATTGCCTATGGGACGTTTGATGCCTCTGAACCCGATATTATTGCGGCGGCAACGTTGGCAGAAGCCCACGACTTTATCATGGAGCTACCGCAAAAATATGATACCATAGTTGGGGAACGAGGTCAGAAATTATCCGGAGGACAGCAGCAAAGATTGGCGATCGCTCGTGCCATTGTTAAAAATCCCCCGATTCTGATTCTGGATGAAGCCACATCTGCGGTAGATAATGAGACAGAAGCAGCCATTCAGCGATCGTTAGAGAGAATAACTCAAAATCGGACGACGATCGCGATCGCTCACCGACTTTCCACCATCCGCAACGCCCATTGTATCTACGTCATGGAGCGCGGTCAAGTTATTGAATCCGGTCGTCATGAAGCATTATTAGAACACAATGGGGTCTATGCTAGTTTATGGCACATTCAAATGGGAGAATCTATTTTAGCCCAATCCTAATTAGGTCAAACCTGGACTGCGATCGTTTATAGTCTATTAGGAGCTGGTAGCGATGGTTATTAATGGATTAAGAGTCTAATGATATGTATGGGGAATCTTGTAGAATTTCAGATAACTCAGCAATCATTTCAGGAGTACTCCAAGTCTTACTGCTAAGTTGTTGTATCCACAACAATTTTCTCTCATCTGAGGAGAGAGTTTCAAAATCTATATAATATTCGTCACCACTATCTAGTGTGTAAATACATCTTGTTGTATAATCTATTGACCAATGGATGTATTGATCATTGAACATTGTTTGCAACCTAACTAAATCGACAATAAAGCGATTTCCTTGTGTAGTAACAAACCAATCTTCAAAGTTTTGTAGTAAATATTCTTGAATCTCAGGGACACTTACATCTAGATAATTATTACACATCTCAGCAATCTTTTTGTAATCCTGAGTTTGAGCATAGGAATTACAAATTTGAATTAATTGGTTCATTTCTTCTCTATTTTCTTCCTCTTCACTCTCTTGGTTGTGTTGCTTTGAATCATATAACTCATCTTCATTAATTTCTATAAAGCAATCAGATTGAGTATCTCTTGAACATTGAATAAAATATTCAATTTCTTGTCGCCATTTTGTCCAAGTACGGACTTTACAAGCATGGTCTTGTAACTGATCAAGATTAGCACCACACTGATATGCTTCCTCCAAGAGCTTAAGGCACAGCCATTCATTGAGATAATTCAATCTTTTCCGCAGAATGCCTCGTATATAAAATAGTTTCTGGATGTAAGGCTTAGTCTTCTCTAATTTCTTTGTTTTACAAATTCCTCCAATTTTAGACCAAGCATAACTAATGCTCTTTTGAGTCACTTGGCCATTGTCATATTCTAAGTATTGTGTAGTCGCAATACGCATTGCTTCCATAATTTCATCAGCATTATGCTGTCTCAACAATTTCTTTAAACTTTTTAGTCCTTGCTCAGAAAGTTTATATGGCTCAACCAACTCTGCCCAAAACTCAGCAACTTGCTCAATCAAATAGTGATCCAGTTCAAGTAATCCCCTTTGCCAATCCATCATCATCTCAATTTGCTCACGCCGTTCTTGAAGTTCTTCCATTTGTGTGCGCTGGCGGTCGATGATGGTGGTATCTGCTAAAGTTCGATCACTTTTGCCTAAATTGCAGTCTACACAGGATGTAATAAGATTTAATAAGTCGTTAGTTCCACCTTGAGAGACTGGATTAATGTGATCTACATGAAGGGTAACATCAGGTGCTTTCTTTCCACAGTACTGGCAAGTAAATTTATCTCGTTTGAAAATCTCAAACCGAATCGACTTAGGAATAGGTTGTCGCTTAGATCCTTGATGACTCATATAGCTCTGTGCGATAAGACTCAATTTATCAAAAACTCCTGCTAGTGAGAATATTCTATTAGAGCTTTGATTTCATGATTATAACAGTTGTCAGACTTGAGCAAGTACTTCTTCTCCTGGAATCGGTTTTACTGTACCGCTTCTGATTTCATCAATGTGTTTTTGTGCTTCTTCAATCCAAAGTTCTTGAATTCTTTTCTCTACTAAAAGCACTCGGTCAGAATTCGGTAAGCTCATTGCTTCATTGAAAATTTCATCTACAGTCCGCATAACTCTATCTCTCCAAAAGTACGCTACTGCAATTTTAATCTATTTAAATTAAAGCTTGTACAATTAATTGATACATTGAGTTAACTAGGGAAAGATTCCTTAGTTTGAATAAGTTTGGGTATAGACCAGGAAAAGTATTTTCATCCACGATGATAGGATGATCTTCATGCCAAATCATATCAAAACCAATGACTTCATAAGACATCGCATGATAAGCTAAACTTGCTAACTGTTGATGTTGCTGTTTCAAATTACCTAGATCGACCTCTCCACCTATTTCATCGGAATCATAGACTTTCTGAAAAGAGCGACTTTCAAAAGAGTTACTAAAGTTAGAAAATCGACTTGATTTTTTTCTATACCCATACATGACTTCTCCATTGATAAGGGTTGTACTCAGCCAATCTTGAGGATTGTTTTCATAGTATTTTTCTAGAAGTATACCCTCATTTAAATTAATGCCTCTTTCCTGTTCCATGAATTCAATAATATCACGCAGTCTCGAAAAATCATCGATCAGCGTCACTCCTTTACCAAATGAACCTTTCCTTGGTTTAAGTAACGCATAGCCCCACTTATCTAAAATTGGCTTTGCCAAGTACAAGTTTCTATTATTTATTAATATAAAATCTGAGACTTTTACACCCTTTTGTTTTAAGGTAAGATGAGCAGTATATTTATCTAGAGCAACTTCAAAAATATAAGGATTAGGAATAACTTTTACAGTGCAGGCCAATGTTTTGAGGAGTTCTAAAACATATAAGTTACTTTTGCAAGAGATACTGTTTGGCTTTCTAACTTCACCATACCAGAAGAAGAGATCT from Roseofilum reptotaenium CS-1145 harbors:
- a CDS encoding GUN4 domain-containing protein; this translates as MAQILHIELTPVGENQARFRFFWDNPNQAQERIRPLAEIEELLEQVEKEYYTSLPTPYQKIGQRLFNWLDGGERFLQSALDKPPRNSRGRQIVLAISTSGRLANLPWEVLHNGKRFLVECRPPIVPVRWVQEHDQLRVEEDPKPRFLNLLFMASSPRNFDRVLDFEAEEGQILTATKGMAKDLRLVVEESGCLDELQELIDAESDPFDIVHLTGHATITDETPYFLTEDEYGDRRDCDSRDIADVLPYNHSPLVFLSGCQTGYSNEQTVFSMAEALVQDGVMAVLGWGNRVNDAEASAAAATLYGELSAGQTLVEALGRTYQLLLKQASLTQGETRSDKLCGKQWHLLRLYTSTLPGALVTKRNSREGRREPAPPSSVQPKFIDEQTQELPLIPRKEFVGRRRQLQNCLRVLKSPDNRKVGVMLAGMGGWGKSAIAARLCDRLSSYFPQAIIWGRKSQPIAEPSLVRKLCDQLGSAEERQELREGTEELKYRLRNVFLTTRQQPFLLVLDDFEWSLELKGEQYRLQPSAARVLEALVWAIESAGTEHRIIITCRYQFDWQGLDKFFIQPLDSFHHADLQKKLRRLEHFSSAELDEELLQRTLTLSAGNPRLLEMLNKDVLSQANAEEILTEWENHPEKWKWSIIWEGDLYPPVDNALAKIISACSIYEINVPMAALTAVCKGQLSSREDEQKQIKRAINFGLIEVSHHLKEGKREYRVSQNLSQIFPAVRLPEDTDKLYRLYQKAWAALTELWANIENKNQGQWQEIFRLKFAEKGNPERFREGFEKMRHFLSNCEADSGFQWELRKSKDKCSEETFCERLETLLQEENWYEANEETTFIFYQIMVLENKDSVRDLYIDFPSKDLEKIDRLWVKYSGEQFGFSIQKEIWLNKGGKFAGYDHGNFQKLAEYVGWRKHGSYCSYPHQFTFNKNSQRGHLPRLWGG
- a CDS encoding ABC transporter ATP-binding protein; this translates as MTSSSSPLQRLIQYSGPYQNQVRLAIATSILNKIFDLAPPILIGIAVDVVVKQENSAIAALGITSVFTQLLLLTLLSALIWGLESAFQYAYERLWRNLAQTIQHHLRLDAYSHLQNLEIAYFEDRSTGELMAILNDDINQLERFLDVGANEVIQVATTVLIIGSMFLILAPEVAWMTLVPMPFIIWGSIAYQKFLAPRYTKVRQNAGFLNHRLANNLSGITTIKSFTAEEYEVKRVGQDSTAYRRSNEEAIAYSAAFIPLVRMLILLGFSCILLYGGLEVTNGNLAVGTYSTLVFMTQRLLWPLTRLGSTLDLCQRAMASTRRVMALLDTPIAIHTGDIPLALETVRGEVVLKEVSFSYRDRLPILNQVSLTIPAGKTIAIVGSTGSGKSTLVKLLLRLYEVQNGSITLDGLELQTLQLEDLRRCIGLVSQDVFLFHGTVAENIAYGTFDASEPDIIAAATLAEAHDFIMELPQKYDTIVGERGQKLSGGQQQRLAIARAIVKNPPILILDEATSAVDNETEAAIQRSLERITQNRTTIAIAHRLSTIRNAHCIYVMERGQVIESGRHEALLEHNGVYASLWHIQMGESILAQS
- a CDS encoding HNH endonuclease; protein product: MSHQGSKRQPIPKSIRFEIFKRDKFTCQYCGKKAPDVTLHVDHINPVSQGGTNDLLNLITSCVDCNLGKSDRTLADTTIIDRQRTQMEELQERREQIEMMMDWQRGLLELDHYLIEQVAEFWAELVEPYKLSEQGLKSLKKLLRQHNADEIMEAMRIATTQYLEYDNGQVTQKSISYAWSKIGGICKTKKLEKTKPYIQKLFYIRGILRKRLNYLNEWLCLKLLEEAYQCGANLDQLQDHACKVRTWTKWRQEIEYFIQCSRDTQSDCFIEINEDELYDSKQHNQESEEEENREEMNQLIQICNSYAQTQDYKKIAEMCNNYLDVSVPEIQEYLLQNFEDWFVTTQGNRFIVDLVRLQTMFNDQYIHWSIDYTTRCIYTLDSGDEYYIDFETLSSDERKLLWIQQLSSKTWSTPEMIAELSEILQDSPYISLDS
- a CDS encoding addiction module protein — translated: MRTVDEIFNEAMSLPNSDRVLLVEKRIQELWIEEAQKHIDEIRSGTVKPIPGEEVLAQV
- a CDS encoding ATP-grasp domain-containing protein; translated protein: WALFCLMVGYAQGLSTLVGDYLKESGHCFAWTLFIYIVTYSSDLILDLFFWYGEVRKPNSISCKSNLYVLELLKTLACTVKVIPNPYIFEVALDKYTAHLTLKQKGVKVSDFILINNRNLYLAKPILDKWGYALLKPRKGSFGKGVTLIDDFSRLRDIIEFMEQERGINLNEGILLEKYYENNPQDWLSTTLINGEVMYGYRKKSSRFSNFSNSFESRSFQKVYDSDEIGGEVDLGNLKQQHQQLASLAYHAMSYEVIGFDMIWHEDHPIIVDENTFPGLYPNLFKLRNLSLVNSMYQLIVQALI